Genomic DNA from Streptomyces sp. GS7:
GCGTCGTCTTCGACCCGGCCGTCGTCCCGTACACCGCGCTGCTGAAGCTCTTCTGGGAGTCCCACGACCCGACGCAGGGCTTCCGCCAGGGCAATGACGTCGGCACCCAGTACCGCTCCGCCGTCTACACCCACTCCCCCGCCCAGCAGCAGGCCGCCGAAGCCTCCCGCGACGCCTACCGCAAGGTCCTGACGTCCTCCGGCTACGGCGACATCACCACCGAGATCCTCCCCGCCGACGCCTCCCGCCCCTTCTACCCGGCGGAGGCTTACCACCAGCAGTATCTTTCGCGCAACATAAACGGCTACTGCGGGCTGGGCGGGACAGGCGTGAGCTGCCCTGTCGGCGTGGCCAAGGCCGACGACTGACGTCACCGCATGGGCTTCAGAATCTATGCACGCAGAGTGCGCGACGAGCAGTTGCCACTCACCCGACGGCACACGGCCCTGAGGTGTGCCGTCGGGCACTACTGCCCGCTCGGCTTCAACGCGACCTGGGCCTACCTGACTGCGACCGCACGCCCCTCCCCCGATCTCCGCAGGGACCCGGCGGCCCTGCTGCGCGCACTGCAGACCCTGGAAGACAGCCGAACACTCCGGCTCAACGAGATCGACGCCATCGCCACCCGACGCCACGCGGAGAAAGCAGCCGGCCGACGGACCCCACGCCCCACCGACACAACGCAGTTGCGGGGACCTCACTGGCCGAGCGAAACGGCGCCCTCCCGCCTGGGACTCGTCGCCGCCGTAGCCGACCGCCATACCGACTTCCGGCGCCTCCCCTACCCGGACGAAACGCTGTACCGCGACAGCGAGGCACCGCAACTGGCCGGCCTGCACTCCCACCTCGACGCCTACGCCACCACGTACCTCACGAACCTCGGCCACGTAGAAGCCCCGACACGGGACTCCCTGGCTCAGACCATCCGCGCAATCGAGCGCCTTGTCCGTCCGAGCTGCACGCCCCTCAACGGCTACCTGCTCATGTGGCTACGCTTCGCACACCTCGTTGCCTACGCCGCGGCGGCTCCTTATGGCCATGGAGCACTGCCTACCGCGGGCTCGGTGGGTCGGGCGTCAAGCTAAGTGGGCTATCCGGGGAGAGCTGGGGCGGGTCGTGCCCGACGGGAATCGCGCCGACCGATAGCTGAGACCGCCTGCCCGACGGCTTGATCCATGTCAAGCCGTGTTCATAGTCCTTTCAGATGCAGGGTGGTGATCACGGCAAGACGGGTGCGGCTGTCCCGTCACAAAAGATCTGGTCCGTGATCAGGGCTGCGACCTGCGGCGGCCAGATGGGTTGAGACGCCGAGATGGCGGTTTTCTCAGATGATCTGGTCCCGCAGCCGCTCGACCTACGGGCCGAGCCCGCCGATCGGCAGGTAGGGCTCGATGAACTTCCACTGCTCATCACTGAGTTGCCTGCGCATCACGCCCAGCGTTCTCCCGGGTTCCGTCGCCGTCCAAGGGCGGAACCCGAAGATTGATCACAACGTCACACAGACCCTAGTGGCCGGTGGCAAACCGGTCGGCGGCCTCGTCGATAACGTCGTCGGCCACCTCGTCCCGGGCCGTCAGACCGGCCGTCCACAGCGGCATCAGCCAGAACGTCACCAGGGCGACGACCAGAACGGCCGGCAGCGCACCCGCGGGGATCGTGCTGCCCACCCAGTGCAGCGCGCCGACGGCGAGGACCGCGCCGAAGAGCATGACGACGGAGATACGGTGGGCAAGGGCGTGGACCCGCTGCCGCTCGGCGAGTTGACGCTCGTCGAGGACGCGGGCGCGCAGTTCCAGCAGTCCGCGGGTGGAGCCGTTGATGATGCCCGTCGCTATGCACCACAGCGGCAGCACGACGAGCACTCCGGCTACCATCAGCCACGGCTGGCGCGCCGCGACACCGCCGATGTGCGTGGTCAACAGCCCTGCCGTCAGCGCGATATGCGCGGCGACGAAGGTGCGGCGGCGGGCGCTCGTGGCGTAATAGGGCCTGCCAGCCGGGTTGTTCATGATGGCGAGCATGCGCCGGTCATAGCGCGTGGGCGCTGCGGTCTGTCGTGCGGTCATGACTTCCTCCCGTAAACCTCGTCAGTGAGCGGCCGGAACGGCTCCAAGGAGAACAGCGCCTCGACCGGCAGCTCGAAGAACTTGGCGATCTTCAACGCCAGATCGAGGCTCGGGTTGTACTCGCCGCGCTCGATGTAGCCGATGGTCTGGTAGTGGGCACCGACGGCCTCGGCCAGACGGGCACGGGACACCTTGCGGTCTGCCCGGACCATCGCCAGTCTATTGTGCACCTGCTCGCTCATGTATAAGAAGTACTACATCTCGTTGGAGGTGCGCAATGTGTGTGAGTAGGGGGCCCGGTTCTGGAATGCGGTGTGGACCGCGGCGGGTGGGACTGCCGGGAGGCGCGCGGACGGGGCTGGGTGCGGATGCGGTTTCGCGCCCCCGTCCCGTCGTGGGCCGAAGGAGGCAGCCATGGCATGGCGCGACTTCTGGGACAGCCGCCGGTTCCGAGGGCCGCCCCGGTGGGCGCTGGCGTTCGCCTTGATCACATCCGGTAAGACAACACCTCTCAAACACGTCGGCGAACTACATCACCTGAGACCAGAAACGGGTCGGACCAGATCACCTGAGTCGCGGACCAGATCGCTGGAGACGGGACAGGGGCCCAACGCCGTGCAATGCCCTTGGCTGTTGCCCCGTCTCGGCGAAGATTGACCGATCTCACTGAAGCTTGACCTCGCTCGCGGCATACCTCTTCTGGACAGCCCCTGATCCGAGTGGATCACTCACAACCACGCTGCGTGTCTGGTTGGCTACAGGAAGGGGCGCGGCAGGCGCGTCCCCGTGACGCAGGAGGCAGTGATGAGCGCTACGGCGGACCGTGCGGAAGAGCGGACCAACCCTGCGGGGAGGCTGGGCTTCGAGCCTGGTCAGGTCGTCCAGGAGATCGGCTACGACGATGACGTCGACCTGGACCTCCGCGAGGGCATCGAGTCGCTGATCGGCCAGGACCTGGTCGACGAGGACTACGACGAGTCGCCGATGTCGTACTCCTGTGGTTCCGCGACGATGACGGCGACCCCACCGACGCCTTGGTCGACCCGATCGGACTGCTTGAAGACGGCGGCACGATCTGGCTCCTCACCCCGAAGAACGGCCGAGACGGATACGTCGAACCCAGCGACATCAATGACGCCGCACAGACCGCGGGTCTCTCCCCAGCCAAGGCCGTCAGCGTCGCCAAGGACTGGTCTGGCACCCGCCTCAAGAGCGGCAAGCGGTAACCATCCAGGCCCACCGGCCCGACCCGCCCTCGCGCCACCTAAACGCGGCGGCGGGCACGCGCGGTTAATCTCTGCTGAGACTAACGACGGGTTATCAACCTTCAGTGAGATCGGTCAACCTTCGGCACGGCAGCACAGCTGTTGGTCGGGCTCGTGGGTGTTGGAGCGGACCGCTTAAAGAGCGGCGGCCGTGGTTAGGCTCGGCGGTATGACGGACTTCGTGCAGGTGTCAACGGCGACAGAGGACCGCGAGGCAGCGGAGAAGCTCGCGCGGTCGGTGGTGGCGGCCCGGCTCGCGGCGGGGGCACAGATCATCGGGCCGGTGGTCTCGGTGTTCTGACATCAAGGGGAGTTCGGGACCGGGGAGGAATGGCAACTGCTGTTCAAGACGCGTGCCGACCGCTACGCCGACCTTGAGGCACATTTGCTGGAACACCACCCTTGGACGAACCCTGAGATCTCGGCCGTG
This window encodes:
- the msrA gene encoding peptide-methionine (S)-S-oxide reductase MsrA; protein product: MLFSRFKTHLPTPEEALPGRPERDFAVPDRHTVLGNPLLGPYPEGLEIADFGLGCFWGAERKFRQTDGVWTTLVGYQGGHTPHPTYEEVCSGHTGHTEAVRVVFDPAVVPYTALLKLFWESHDPTQGFRQGNDVGTQYRSAVYTHSPAQQQAAEASRDAYRKVLTSSGYGDITTEILPADASRPFYPAEAYHQQYLSRNINGYCGLGGTGVSCPVGVAKADD
- a CDS encoding helix-turn-helix transcriptional regulator is translated as MSEQVHNRLAMVRADRKVSRARLAEAVGAHYQTIGYIERGEYNPSLDLALKIAKFFELPVEALFSLEPFRPLTDEVYGRKS